A region of Streptomyces sp. NBC_01750 DNA encodes the following proteins:
- a CDS encoding DUF4190 domain-containing protein, producing MSDNQAQPPGAPEPRDRDPWAPPQSSPAQNPVPLEKPAATANPSAPPLHNQPTVTSMPGVTPAAEAGAVPPPPIAPGGPAQPAAGPYGYPAAPSIPQPTAGVGDPYGGYPGYPGYQAYGQNAWQSGPANGMGITAMVLGILSVCLFCLYGVVGVVLGVLALIFGILGRKRAQRGEATNAGMALAGIILGSIGIVIGLIVIGLLAWGLTEAIKNDRENEDVYDDYSNSLVTDNALPAIDGVRR from the coding sequence ATGTCTGACAACCAGGCCCAGCCGCCCGGTGCGCCCGAGCCGCGCGACCGCGACCCGTGGGCTCCGCCGCAGAGCAGCCCGGCACAGAACCCGGTACCGCTGGAAAAGCCCGCCGCCACCGCGAATCCGTCGGCGCCGCCGCTGCACAACCAGCCGACGGTCACCTCGATGCCCGGCGTCACACCCGCTGCCGAGGCCGGCGCCGTGCCGCCGCCCCCGATAGCACCGGGCGGACCGGCCCAGCCTGCCGCCGGCCCCTACGGCTACCCCGCCGCCCCGAGCATCCCGCAGCCCACCGCGGGTGTCGGTGATCCGTACGGCGGCTACCCCGGCTATCCCGGATACCAGGCCTACGGCCAGAACGCCTGGCAGAGCGGCCCGGCGAACGGCATGGGCATCACCGCGATGGTGCTCGGCATCCTCTCCGTCTGTCTGTTCTGCCTCTACGGCGTGGTCGGGGTGGTGCTGGGCGTGCTCGCCCTGATCTTCGGCATCCTCGGCAGGAAGCGGGCCCAACGCGGCGAAGCCACCAACGCCGGCATGGCCCTGGCCGGCATCATCCTCGGCTCCATCGGCATCGTCATCGGCCTCATCGTCATCGGTCTGCTGGCCTGGGGGCTCACCGAGGCCATCAAGAACGACCGGGAGAATGAAGACGTCTACGACGACTACTCCAACTCCCTGGTGACCGACAACGCACTGCCGGCGATCGACGGCGTCAGGCGCTAG
- a CDS encoding chitinase — protein sequence MAALSAAVLVLGGLVATATSAGAADAELARNGGFETGLTGWSCTAGSGVVVNSPAHSGSSALKATPAGNDNAKCSQTVTVKPNSDYTLSGWVQGSYVYLGASGTGTTDVSTWTSSAPGWQRLTTTFRTGGSTTSVTIYTHGWYGTAAYYADDLSLLGPGGDPVQIPADPTGLSAGAPGSTSVPLTWSASSRATSYNVYRDGAKVLDVSGTSATVTGLAPSTAYTFQVSAANEAGESAKSSAVTATTTAGGGGSGGELPAHALVGYLHASFANGSGYTRMADVPDSWDVINLAFGEPTSVTSGDIRFSLCPAAECPNVESAADFKAAVKAKQAAGKKVLISIGGQNGQVQLSTTAARDTFVSSVSKIIDEYGLDGLDIDFEGHSLSLNTGDTDFRSPTSPVIVNLISAVKTLKAKYGSKFVLTMAPETFFVQLGYQYYGSGPWGGQDPRAGAYLPVIHALRDDLTLLHVQDYNSGSIMGLDNQYHSMGGADFHIAMTDMLLTGFPVAGNATRVFPALRPDQVAIGLPASTQAGNGHTAPAEVNKALDCLTKKTNCGSYQTHGTWPALRGLMTWSINWDRFNQWEFSKNFDAYFGG from the coding sequence ATGGCTGCCCTTTCGGCGGCCGTCCTCGTCCTCGGCGGACTCGTCGCCACGGCAACCTCCGCCGGAGCGGCCGATGCCGAACTCGCCCGCAACGGCGGCTTCGAGACCGGCCTCACCGGCTGGAGCTGTACGGCGGGCAGCGGTGTGGTCGTCAACTCACCGGCCCACAGCGGAAGTTCCGCGCTCAAGGCCACCCCCGCGGGCAATGACAACGCCAAGTGCAGCCAGACGGTCACCGTCAAGCCGAACTCCGACTACACGCTCAGCGGCTGGGTCCAGGGCAGTTACGTCTACCTCGGCGCATCCGGCACCGGCACCACCGACGTCTCCACCTGGACCTCCTCGGCGCCCGGCTGGCAGCGGCTGACGACCACGTTCCGGACGGGCGGGTCGACCACCTCGGTCACGATCTACACCCACGGCTGGTACGGCACCGCCGCCTACTACGCCGACGATCTCTCGCTGCTCGGTCCGGGCGGCGACCCGGTACAGATACCGGCCGACCCCACCGGCCTGTCCGCCGGCGCCCCCGGCTCCACCTCCGTGCCGCTGACCTGGTCCGCATCCTCGCGGGCCACCTCGTACAACGTCTACCGCGACGGCGCCAAGGTCCTTGATGTCAGCGGGACCTCGGCCACCGTCACCGGTCTCGCCCCCTCCACCGCGTACACCTTCCAGGTCTCCGCGGCCAACGAGGCCGGCGAGTCCGCGAAGTCGTCGGCGGTCACCGCGACCACCACGGCGGGTGGCGGCGGCAGTGGCGGCGAACTCCCCGCCCATGCCCTTGTCGGCTATCTGCACGCCAGCTTCGCCAACGGCTCCGGCTATACCCGCATGGCCGATGTGCCCGACTCCTGGGATGTCATCAACCTGGCGTTCGGCGAGCCGACTTCGGTCACCTCGGGCGATATCCGCTTCAGCCTCTGCCCGGCCGCCGAGTGCCCGAACGTCGAGTCCGCCGCCGACTTCAAGGCGGCCGTCAAGGCCAAGCAGGCCGCGGGCAAGAAGGTCCTGATCTCGATCGGCGGCCAGAACGGCCAGGTACAGCTCTCCACCACGGCCGCCCGTGACACCTTCGTCTCCTCCGTCTCGAAGATCATCGACGAGTACGGGCTCGACGGCCTGGACATCGACTTCGAGGGCCACTCCCTCTCCCTGAACACCGGCGACACGGACTTCCGCTCGCCGACCTCGCCCGTGATCGTCAATCTGATCTCGGCGGTCAAGACCCTGAAGGCCAAGTACGGCTCGAAGTTCGTCCTCACGATGGCCCCGGAGACATTCTTCGTGCAGCTCGGCTACCAGTACTACGGCTCGGGCCCCTGGGGCGGCCAAGACCCGCGCGCCGGCGCGTACCTCCCGGTCATCCACGCTCTGCGCGACGACCTCACCCTGCTGCATGTCCAGGACTACAACTCGGGCTCGATCATGGGCCTGGACAACCAGTACCACTCCATGGGCGGCGCGGACTTCCACATCGCCATGACCGACATGCTGCTGACCGGCTTCCCGGTCGCCGGCAACGCCACCAGGGTCTTCCCCGCCCTGCGCCCGGACCAGGTGGCCATCGGCCTGCCCGCCTCCACCCAGGCGGGCAACGGCCACACCGCGCCCGCCGAGGTGAACAAGGCGCTGGACTGCCTCACCAAGAAGACCAACTGCGGCTCGTACCAGACCCACGGCACCTGGCCGGCGCTGCGCGGCCTGATGACCTGGTCGATCAACTGGGACCGCTTCAACCAGTGGGAGTTCTCGAAGAACTTCGACGCGTATTTCGGAGGCTGA
- a CDS encoding NAD(P)/FAD-dependent oxidoreductase encodes MAPAAMTFASSLSDAQPVPFWLDHPAKPGALPALTGDERCDLLVVGGGYSGLWTALLAKERDPGRDVVLIEGREVGWAASGRNGGFCAASLTHGLGNGLARWPGELARLEELGNRNLDAIEAAVADYGIDCDFERTGEIDVATEPHQLEELHEMYEQAAGLGFTGLELLDQGALRAEVNSPTFLGGLWDRRGVAMLHPAKLAWGLKQACMDLGVRVYENTRGLDLTASGAGMAVRTPYGRVFARRVALGTNVFPSLVKRVRPYTVPVYDYALMTEPLSAEQLDAIGWKRRQGLGDSANQFHYFRITADHRILWGGYDAIYPYGGRVSAEMDHRPETYLKLAEHFFRCFPQLEGLRFSHAWGGAIDTCSRFSAFFGTAHGGKVAYAAGYTGLGVGATRFGGDVMLDLLSGERTERTQLQMVRSKPLPFPPEPVAWAGIGLTKWALARADANGGRRNMWLRVMDKLGLGFDS; translated from the coding sequence ATGGCCCCAGCTGCCATGACCTTTGCCTCATCACTCTCCGACGCCCAGCCCGTCCCGTTCTGGCTGGACCACCCCGCAAAGCCGGGAGCACTGCCCGCCCTCACCGGCGACGAGCGCTGCGACCTCCTCGTCGTCGGCGGCGGCTACAGCGGACTGTGGACCGCGCTGCTGGCCAAGGAGCGCGACCCCGGGCGGGATGTCGTACTGATCGAAGGGCGCGAGGTGGGCTGGGCCGCCTCGGGCCGCAACGGCGGCTTCTGCGCCGCTTCCCTCACCCACGGCCTCGGCAACGGACTCGCCCGCTGGCCCGGTGAACTGGCCAGGCTCGAGGAGCTCGGCAACCGCAATCTCGACGCCATCGAGGCCGCGGTTGCCGACTACGGCATCGACTGCGACTTCGAGCGCACCGGCGAGATCGACGTCGCGACCGAGCCGCACCAGCTCGAAGAGCTCCACGAGATGTACGAGCAGGCGGCCGGGCTGGGCTTCACCGGCCTCGAACTCCTCGACCAGGGCGCGCTGCGCGCCGAGGTGAACTCCCCGACCTTCCTCGGCGGGCTCTGGGACCGGCGCGGCGTCGCCATGCTGCACCCCGCGAAGCTCGCCTGGGGCCTGAAGCAGGCCTGCATGGACCTCGGCGTGCGTGTCTACGAGAACACCCGCGGCCTGGACCTCACCGCGTCCGGCGCCGGCATGGCGGTCCGCACCCCGTACGGCCGGGTCTTCGCCCGCCGTGTCGCCCTCGGCACGAACGTCTTCCCGTCGCTGGTCAAGCGGGTGCGCCCGTACACCGTCCCGGTCTACGACTACGCGTTGATGACCGAACCGCTCAGCGCGGAACAGCTCGACGCGATCGGCTGGAAGCGGCGGCAGGGACTCGGCGACAGCGCGAACCAGTTCCACTACTTCCGGATCACCGCCGACCACCGCATCCTGTGGGGCGGCTACGACGCGATCTATCCGTACGGCGGCAGGGTCAGCGCCGAGATGGACCACCGGCCGGAGACCTATCTCAAGCTCGCCGAACACTTCTTCCGCTGCTTCCCGCAACTGGAGGGGCTGCGCTTCAGCCATGCCTGGGGCGGCGCGATCGACACCTGCTCACGTTTCTCCGCATTCTTCGGCACGGCGCACGGGGGCAAAGTCGCCTATGCCGCCGGGTACACGGGACTCGGCGTCGGCGCCACCCGCTTCGGCGGGGATGTCATGCTCGACCTCCTCTCCGGCGAGCGGACCGAGCGCACCCAGCTGCAGATGGTGCGCAGCAAGCCGCTGCCGTTCCCGCCCGAGCCCGTCGCCTGGGCCGGTATCGGACTCACCAAATGGGCGCTGGCCAGGGCGGATGCCAATGGGGGCCGCCGCAATATGTGGCTTCGGGTGATGGACAAGCTCGGCCTCGGCTTCGACAGCTAG
- a CDS encoding ABC transporter permease — protein sequence MTVTEAPPAAPASEPVVHKQPARRKLIPYWLLLPGILWLVVFFALPMVYQASTSVQTGSLEEGFKVTWHFQTYWDALTEYYPQFLRSVLYAGTATILCLLLGYPLAYLIAFKAGRWRNLLLVLVIAPFFTSFLIRTLAWKTILADGGPVVNVLDSVGFLDVTSWLGMTEGNRLLATPLAVVCGLTYNFLPFMILPLYTSLERIDPRLHEAAGDLYAKGSTTFRKVTFPLSMPGVVSGTLLTFIPASGDYVNAELLGSTDTKMVGNVIQSQFLRVLDYPTAAALSFILMAVVLIMVTVYIRRAGTEDLV from the coding sequence ATGACCGTCACCGAGGCACCGCCCGCCGCGCCCGCCTCCGAGCCGGTCGTCCACAAACAGCCCGCGCGCCGGAAGCTGATCCCCTACTGGCTGCTGCTGCCCGGCATTCTGTGGCTGGTCGTCTTCTTCGCGCTGCCGATGGTCTACCAGGCCTCGACCTCCGTACAGACGGGCTCGCTGGAAGAGGGCTTCAAGGTCACCTGGCACTTCCAGACCTACTGGGACGCGCTCACCGAGTACTACCCGCAGTTCCTGCGCTCGGTGCTGTACGCCGGCACGGCCACGATCCTGTGTCTGCTGCTCGGCTACCCGCTCGCGTATCTGATCGCGTTCAAGGCGGGCCGCTGGCGCAATCTGCTGCTGGTCCTGGTCATCGCGCCGTTCTTCACCAGTTTCCTGATCCGTACGCTCGCCTGGAAGACGATCCTCGCGGACGGCGGACCGGTGGTGAACGTCCTGGACAGCGTCGGCTTCCTCGACGTCACCAGCTGGCTCGGAATGACCGAGGGGAACCGGCTGCTCGCCACCCCGCTCGCGGTGGTCTGCGGTCTCACCTACAACTTCCTGCCGTTCATGATCCTCCCGCTGTACACCTCGCTGGAGCGGATCGACCCGCGTCTCCACGAGGCGGCCGGGGACCTGTACGCGAAGGGGTCCACCACCTTCCGCAAGGTGACCTTCCCGCTGTCCATGCCGGGCGTCGTCTCCGGAACGCTGCTGACCTTCATCCCGGCCAGCGGCGACTACGTCAACGCCGAACTGCTCGGCTCCACGGACACCAAGATGGTCGGCAACGTCATCCAGTCGCAGTTCCTGAGGGTGCTCGACTATCCGACCGCGGCCGCGCTGTCCTTCATTCTCATGGCGGTCGTGCTGATCATGGTCACCGTCTACATCCGCCGGGCCGGGACGGAGGATCTCGTCTGA
- a CDS encoding ABC transporter ATP-binding protein yields MTEKTEGGDVRLSGISKTYGSFTAVHPLDLTVPQGSFFALLGASGCGKTTTLRMIAGLEDPSTGSVFLGGKDVTDLPPYKRPVNTVFQSYALFPHLDIYENVAFGLRRRGVKSVKKQVGDMLDLVELGDFAKRKPHQLSGGQQQRVAVARALINHPQVLLLDEPLGALDLKLRRQMQLELKRIQTEVGITFVHVTHDQEEAMTMADTVAVMNGGRVEQLGAPAELYENPQTTFVANFLGTSNLIEAEVAQNSGGEVVVTAVGAKLRLPSERCATQPRTGGKLLVGVRPEKISLAHADDTGTIADGRNRFTGKIADSSFIGVSTQFVIDSPVCPELEVYVQNIERDPRLVPGAEVVLHWNPEHTFGLDAAQDIDAGVETVEETP; encoded by the coding sequence ATGACTGAAAAGACAGAAGGCGGCGACGTCCGCCTCTCCGGGATCAGCAAGACCTATGGCTCCTTCACGGCCGTCCACCCGCTGGACCTGACCGTCCCGCAGGGCTCCTTCTTCGCCCTGCTCGGCGCCTCCGGCTGCGGGAAGACCACCACCCTGCGGATGATCGCCGGACTGGAGGACCCGAGCACCGGGAGCGTCTTCCTCGGCGGCAAGGACGTCACCGACCTGCCGCCGTACAAGCGCCCGGTCAACACCGTCTTCCAGTCGTACGCGCTCTTCCCGCACCTCGACATCTACGAGAACGTCGCCTTCGGGCTGCGCCGCCGCGGCGTCAAGTCGGTGAAGAAGCAGGTCGGCGACATGCTCGACCTCGTTGAGCTGGGCGACTTCGCCAAGCGCAAGCCGCACCAGCTCTCCGGTGGCCAGCAACAGCGCGTTGCCGTCGCCCGCGCGCTCATCAACCACCCGCAGGTGCTGCTCCTCGACGAGCCGCTCGGCGCCCTCGACCTCAAGCTGCGCCGCCAGATGCAGCTGGAGCTCAAGCGCATCCAGACCGAGGTCGGCATCACGTTCGTCCATGTCACCCACGACCAGGAAGAGGCCATGACCATGGCCGACACCGTCGCGGTGATGAACGGCGGACGGGTCGAACAGCTCGGCGCACCTGCCGAGCTCTACGAGAACCCGCAGACCACCTTTGTCGCCAACTTCCTGGGCACCTCCAACCTCATCGAGGCCGAGGTCGCCCAGAACAGCGGCGGCGAAGTCGTCGTCACGGCCGTGGGCGCCAAGCTGCGGCTGCCCTCCGAACGCTGTGCCACCCAGCCCCGGACCGGCGGAAAGCTGCTGGTCGGCGTGCGCCCGGAGAAGATCTCGCTGGCGCACGCGGACGACACGGGCACGATAGCCGACGGCCGCAACCGGTTCACCGGGAAGATCGCCGACTCGAGCTTCATCGGCGTTTCCACGCAGTTCGTCATCGACAGCCCGGTCTGTCCGGAGCTCGAGGTGTACGTACAGAACATCGAGCGGGACCCGCGTCTGGTCCCCGGTGCCGAGGTCGTCCTGCACTGGAACCCCGAGCACACCTTCGGTCTCGACGCGGCCCAGGACATCGACGCCGGTGTGGAGACGGTGGAGGAGACGCCATGA
- a CDS encoding ABC transporter permease translates to MRWIRHHLVVIAGLLTLAYMILPNIVVMVFSFNKPAGRFNYAWQEFSTDAWKDPCGVADMCGSLSLSLQIALWATIGSTVLGSMIAFALVRYRFRARGAINSLIFLPMAMPEVVMAASLLTLFLNLGAELGFWTILIAHTMFCLSFVVVAVKARVLSMDPRLEEAARDLYAGPVQTFVRVTLPIAAPGIAAGAMLAFALSFDDFIITNFNSGNTVTFPMFVWGSAQRGTPVQINVIGTAMFVIAVLIVVTGQFISGRRKNSALPK, encoded by the coding sequence ATGCGCTGGATACGACACCACCTCGTGGTCATCGCGGGACTGCTCACGCTCGCGTACATGATCCTTCCGAACATCGTCGTGATGGTGTTCTCGTTCAACAAGCCGGCCGGCCGGTTCAACTACGCCTGGCAGGAGTTCTCCACCGACGCCTGGAAGGACCCGTGCGGCGTCGCCGACATGTGCGGCTCGCTCTCGCTCTCCCTCCAGATCGCCCTCTGGGCGACGATCGGCTCCACCGTCCTCGGCTCGATGATCGCCTTCGCGCTGGTCCGCTACCGCTTCAGGGCGCGTGGCGCGATCAACTCACTGATCTTCCTTCCGATGGCGATGCCCGAGGTGGTCATGGCCGCCTCACTGCTCACGCTCTTCCTCAACCTGGGCGCGGAGCTGGGCTTCTGGACCATCCTCATTGCGCACACCATGTTCTGCCTGAGTTTTGTGGTGGTGGCGGTCAAGGCGCGTGTGCTGTCGATGGACCCACGGCTCGAAGAGGCGGCCCGCGACCTCTACGCCGGACCTGTGCAGACATTCGTACGCGTCACGCTGCCGATCGCCGCTCCCGGTATCGCCGCCGGTGCGATGCTCGCGTTCGCTCTCTCGTTCGACGACTTCATCATCACCAACTTCAACTCGGGCAACACCGTGACCTTCCCCATGTTCGTGTGGGGCTCGGCCCAGCGCGGTACCCCGGTCCAGATCAACGTCATCGGCACGGCCATGTTCGTCATCGCCGTACTGATCGTGGTCACCGGCCAGTTCATCAGCGGCCGGCGGAAGAACAGCGCACTGCCCAAGTAG
- a CDS encoding gamma-aminobutyraldehyde dehydrogenase translates to MDDRFQVQDRYADGAQFIGGRLRPGTSGHTQDIVNPATGEPVHSYELAGAADVDAAVAAAGAAFPAWAGATPGERSDALHRFASVLAGQADDFAHAESLQCGKPIRLSTEFDVPGTIDNTAFFAGAARHLQGQSAGEYSGDHTSYVRREAIGVVGSIAPWNYPLQMAAWKVLPAIAAGNTIVLKPAEITPLTSLMFAEAAKEAGIPDGVVNVVNGAGREAGEHLVGHPDVVMTSFTGSTPVGRRVAEIATATVKRLHLELGGKAPFVVFDDADLEAAVNGAVAGSLINSGQDCTAATRAYVQRPLYDAFVAGVADLMATVRLGDPFDPSTDLGPLVSHLQRDRVAGFVDRARSYATVVTGGEAPQGELKSGAYYRPTLVAGAAQDSEIVQSEIFGPVLVVLPFDSDDEGIALANDTPYGLAASAWSRDVFRANRATREIKAGCVWVNDHIPIISEMPHGGYKASGFGKDMSAYSFEEYTQVKHVMYDNTAVVRKDWHRTIFGDR, encoded by the coding sequence ATGGACGACCGCTTCCAGGTGCAGGACCGCTACGCGGACGGCGCACAGTTCATCGGCGGGCGGCTGCGGCCCGGCACCTCAGGACATACGCAGGACATCGTGAACCCGGCGACCGGAGAGCCGGTCCACAGCTACGAGCTGGCAGGGGCCGCCGATGTCGACGCGGCCGTGGCCGCCGCCGGAGCGGCCTTCCCCGCCTGGGCCGGCGCCACCCCGGGCGAGCGCTCCGACGCCCTGCACCGCTTCGCGTCCGTGCTCGCCGGCCAGGCGGACGATTTCGCGCACGCCGAGTCGCTGCAGTGCGGCAAGCCCATCAGGCTCAGCACCGAGTTCGACGTGCCAGGCACCATCGACAACACCGCCTTCTTCGCCGGCGCCGCCCGCCATCTCCAAGGGCAGTCCGCGGGCGAGTACAGCGGTGACCACACCTCGTACGTACGCCGCGAAGCGATCGGCGTCGTCGGCTCCATCGCGCCCTGGAACTACCCGCTCCAGATGGCCGCCTGGAAGGTCCTGCCGGCCATCGCGGCGGGCAACACCATTGTGCTGAAGCCCGCCGAGATCACCCCGCTCACCTCCCTGATGTTCGCCGAGGCGGCGAAGGAGGCCGGGATTCCCGACGGCGTCGTCAATGTCGTCAACGGCGCGGGACGGGAAGCGGGCGAACATCTGGTGGGCCACCCGGACGTCGTCATGACCTCCTTCACCGGCTCCACCCCGGTCGGCAGGCGGGTCGCCGAGATCGCCACCGCCACCGTCAAGCGCCTCCACCTCGAACTGGGCGGCAAGGCTCCCTTCGTCGTATTCGACGACGCCGACCTCGAGGCCGCGGTCAACGGAGCGGTCGCCGGCTCGCTCATCAACTCCGGCCAGGACTGCACGGCCGCCACCCGCGCCTACGTCCAGCGGCCCCTGTACGACGCCTTCGTCGCCGGAGTCGCCGATCTGATGGCGACCGTCCGCCTCGGCGACCCCTTCGACCCGTCGACCGACCTCGGCCCGCTCGTCTCGCACCTCCAGCGCGACCGGGTCGCCGGCTTCGTCGACCGGGCGCGCTCGTACGCCACCGTCGTCACCGGCGGCGAAGCGCCCCAGGGCGAACTGAAGAGCGGCGCGTACTACCGCCCCACGCTCGTCGCGGGCGCCGCCCAGGACAGCGAGATCGTCCAGTCCGAGATCTTCGGCCCGGTCCTGGTCGTGCTGCCCTTCGACTCCGACGACGAAGGCATCGCGCTGGCCAACGACACCCCCTACGGCCTCGCCGCCTCCGCCTGGAGCCGCGACGTCTTCCGCGCGAACCGCGCCACCCGCGAGATCAAGGCGGGCTGCGTCTGGGTCAACGACCACATCCCGATCATCAGCGAGATGCCGCACGGCGGCTACAAGGCCTCCGGCTTCGGAAAGGACATGTCGGCGTATTCCTTCGAGGAGTACACGCAGGTCAAGCATGTGATGTACGACAACACGGCGGTGGTCAGGAAGGACTGGCACCGCACGATCTTCGGGGACCGATAG
- a CDS encoding ABC transporter substrate-binding protein, with amino-acid sequence MEHNEPDRLSAAQLAAMRRSLANGRGALSRRSLLRASGVGALAVGGAGILSGCGIPPAKREPGAATSDDHSDQEKLINFSNWTEYIDISEDEKSRPTLAQFTKRTGIKVKYTEDINDNVEFFGKIQPQLAAGQDTGRDLINVTDWLAARMIRLGWVQKLDASLLPHAYANLSPQFRSPDWDPGRAYSYPWTGIPAVIAYNVKATGGRKVDSVTQLLDDPTLKGRVSFLTEMRDTVGLTLLDMGKDPAKVNDADYDAAINRLQKGVDKKQIRRFTGNDYTSDLDKGDIAACVAWAGDLIQLQVDNPDIKFAIPAAGYMTATDNLLVPAHARHQKNATRLIDYYYELPVAAQLAAYINYVTPVAGVGPELAKIDPELAKNPLIIPDAAMAAKSHSFRSLSSKEETAYEEKFAKLIGA; translated from the coding sequence ATGGAGCACAACGAGCCCGACCGCCTCTCCGCGGCCCAACTGGCCGCCATGCGGCGCAGCCTGGCGAACGGGCGAGGCGCACTCTCCCGTCGCTCGCTGTTGCGCGCGTCGGGCGTCGGCGCGCTTGCGGTCGGCGGCGCCGGCATATTGAGCGGCTGTGGAATCCCGCCCGCCAAGCGGGAGCCCGGAGCCGCAACCTCGGACGACCACTCGGACCAGGAGAAGCTGATCAACTTCTCCAACTGGACCGAGTACATCGACATCAGCGAGGACGAGAAGAGCCGTCCCACCCTGGCGCAGTTCACCAAGCGCACCGGGATCAAGGTCAAGTACACCGAGGACATCAACGACAACGTCGAGTTCTTCGGCAAGATCCAGCCCCAGCTCGCCGCGGGGCAGGACACCGGCCGCGACCTGATCAATGTGACCGACTGGCTTGCCGCCCGGATGATCCGGCTCGGCTGGGTGCAGAAGCTCGACGCGTCGCTCCTCCCGCACGCGTACGCCAACCTCTCGCCCCAGTTCCGCAGCCCGGACTGGGACCCGGGGCGCGCCTACTCCTACCCCTGGACCGGAATTCCGGCTGTCATCGCCTACAACGTCAAGGCGACCGGCGGCCGCAAGGTCGACTCCGTCACCCAGCTGCTGGACGACCCCACCCTCAAGGGCCGGGTCAGCTTCCTCACCGAGATGCGGGACACGGTCGGCCTCACCCTGCTCGACATGGGCAAGGACCCCGCCAAGGTCAACGACGCCGACTACGACGCCGCCATCAACCGGCTCCAGAAGGGCGTCGACAAGAAGCAGATCCGCCGCTTCACCGGTAACGACTACACCTCGGACCTCGACAAGGGCGACATCGCCGCCTGTGTCGCCTGGGCCGGTGACCTGATCCAGCTCCAGGTCGACAACCCGGACATCAAGTTCGCGATTCCGGCCGCCGGCTATATGACGGCCACCGACAATCTGCTGGTCCCGGCGCATGCCCGGCACCAGAAGAACGCCACCCGGCTGATCGACTACTACTACGAACTGCCTGTCGCGGCCCAGCTCGCCGCGTACATCAACTATGTGACCCCGGTCGCCGGTGTCGGCCCGGAGCTCGCGAAGATCGACCCGGAGCTGGCCAAGAATCCGCTGATCATCCCGGACGCGGCCATGGCGGCCAAGTCCCACTCCTTCCGTTCGCTCTCCTCCAAGGAAGAGACGGCGTACGAAGAGAAGTTCGCCAAGCTCATCGGCGCCTGA
- a CDS encoding NADAR family protein, giving the protein MGTDELIKQISDGNRIKYLQFWGHAPRRDGSVGASCLSQWWPSLFVVEGVRYATAEHWMMASKARLFGDADAEQRALEARTPAEAKKAGRLVRGFDDAIWERERFAIVRSGSVHKFGQDAELRDFLLATGDRVLVEASPVDQVWGIGLAADDERAQDPARWRGLNLLGFALMEAREELRAGAAAASA; this is encoded by the coding sequence ATGGGGACGGATGAGCTGATCAAGCAGATCAGCGACGGGAACAGAATCAAGTATCTGCAGTTCTGGGGGCATGCGCCGCGCCGCGACGGAAGCGTCGGCGCGAGCTGCCTCAGCCAGTGGTGGCCGTCACTCTTCGTGGTCGAAGGCGTTCGGTACGCCACCGCCGAGCACTGGATGATGGCGTCCAAGGCACGGCTCTTCGGCGACGCGGACGCGGAGCAGCGGGCGCTGGAGGCGCGCACGCCTGCGGAGGCGAAGAAGGCCGGACGGCTGGTGCGCGGTTTCGACGACGCGATATGGGAGCGCGAGCGGTTCGCCATTGTGCGCTCGGGCAGTGTGCACAAGTTCGGTCAGGACGCCGAGCTGCGCGACTTTCTGCTGGCCACAGGCGACCGGGTACTCGTCGAGGCCAGCCCGGTTGACCAGGTCTGGGGCATCGGGCTGGCCGCGGACGACGAGCGGGCGCAGGATCCGGCGCGCTGGCGCGGGCTCAATCTGCTGGGGTTCGCGCTGATGGAGGCGCGCGAGGAGTTGCGGGCGGGCGCGGCCGCGGCTAGCGCCTGA